In the Candidatus Zymogenaceae bacterium genome, AAATCGGGAAATACGAGATATTTTCCAATCCCTTTTCGAATCAATTGCATTAAAATTGAAAACCGCATAGGATAAACCGAACAGAAAGACAGAACACTCATCATAGTATAAAAATCATCGCATGGGACGGGGTCGCCTGCGGGCCTACACCCGCCGTATGAGCACAATGTACGGATTCGGGTGCGGCCGTCATCATCAAACGGGAGATGTTTTTCTCCTGCACAGGCTTAAAACTCTCTTCGTACACTTCCGGCGATGTTCCGGACGGTAACACACGTACGATAAAATTTCCGGGGATTGTTTCGGATATCGTATTGGGATAGCATGAGAAACTTCAAAGACATCTACAATCGGAAGAGCGCTGAGTCGGACGAGCTTTCCTATTCACCGACCGTCATCGATCACTTTCAACACCCGAGAAACATCGGCGTGCTGGATGACTATAATGCGTATGCCAAAAGCGGCGATCCGGAATGCGGCGATTATGTCGAGATGTTCTTTCTGATCCGCGAGCCTGACGGTGTCATCGAGAACGTATCATTTCGCGTGTTCGGATGTGCCGGGGCCATTGCCTGCGGCAGCGCCGTCACGGTGCTGGCACAGGGGATGGATATGCTCGAGGCCCTCACCCTCTCAGAAAATGACGTTTTGACCTATCTGGGCGGTCTTCCTGAAAATAAGCGTCATTGCTCCATAACGGCTCTCACGGCCCTCAAGACGGCCCTCTCCGAGTATCTCATGCGTACCTACGCGGTGAACGAGGGGATCGTGACCGATGAGGATGAATTTTACCAAACCTATGTACAGGATCACCCGCTATCGAATCGGGTGTATAATCGTCATGAAAAAAAGCGATAACAGACCCTTTACCATCGTCGTGGTCAGCGGCAAGGGGGGTACCGGCAAGACAACGGTTACCGCCGCCCTGTCGATTCTTGCGGAAAATATCGTCGTGTGCGATGCGGACGTCGACGCCGCCAACCTTCACCTTATCCTCAAACCCCAGGTCATTGAATCCAGGGACTTTTTCGGTATCAAGCTGGCATCCATAGACGAATCTCTCTGCACAGGCTGCGGCGAATGCCTCGACGCCTGCCGCTACGACGCGATCGTTCCCGATCCCATCCGGGTTGTGGAATCCTTCTGCGAGGGGTGCGCCGCCTGTTTTCACGTTTGTCCGGTCAATGCCGTCACCATGAAGCCGCACCAGGCAGGAGAGCTGTATATCTCACGAATAGCATCCCACAGTGACGGCCGGACAGACATCCCGATGATTCACGCCCGCCTGGGCATCGCCGAGGACAACTCCGGCCTGCTCGTCAGCGAGGTCAGGAAGTCGGCCGATGAAATGGCCGAAACCGATCACTTGGAGACGATCCTCATAGACGGACCGCCGGGCATCGGCTGTCCGGTCATCGCGTCTCTCACCGGGTCGAACCTGGCTCTGGTGGTCACCGAGCCGACGGTCAGCGGCGTGTCGGATCTTGAACGCATCCTGGAGCTCTGCGGCCACTTTCGCATCCCCACTCGGATCATCATCAATAAATGCGATATCAACGAAGAGCTGTGCCGCACCATAGAGCGTGTCGCTGAAGACGCGGGCGGAAAAGTCATCGGCCGCATCCCGTATGACGAGAGGGTCATTGAGAGCATCTCTCGGAAAACGACCGTAATTGAGGCGGGCCCTGAATCGATCGCCCGGGAAATCCGCTCCGTGTGGGATCGGGTGACCGGTGAGATTGCCGAAATGAGATAACACAGGAGAAACACATGCCGATTTATGAATATCGCTGCCTTACCTGTGAACATATCCAGGAAATGCTGGTGGTTGTGGGAAACCGGGAGGAAACACCGACATGTTCGAAGTGCGGCGGCACGGCCTTTCAAAAGCTGATGTCCGCCTCCAGCTCCCGGGTGTCTCCGTCCTCAGGCGATACAACATCTTCGCAAACCCGCTGTTGCGGCGCGGAATCGCCGAGGGGGGACTGTATCCCCGGTTCCTGCTGCAGCACAAAGGGATAATACCCCTTATTGAATAGCGGCGGCCGTTTTCCCGGCCGTTTCCGTTTCCATCAACGACGCACCGCCCTCGTCGTTCAACGACGAAGGCGGTGTTCTCTTTCTGTGCGTTTGGGTGATGGTTACTTTACTGGGTTTTCGAAGGAACAGGGCACCATCGTGACGCACTTGCCGCACACGTCGCTGGGTCCCAAATGACCGTATCGCTCGTCGTTCTCCTTCAGGACATCGTAGCAGGCAAATCGATCGAAGGAATCCTCCTTCAGGGCGCCGAACGTACACTTGGCGACGCACTTCCTGCAGCTCTTATTGTACTTATACAGGCAGTACTCGAAGAAGGGCTTTGGTGAGGGCGGTATCTCCGCGTCGATCAGAAGGCTCCCCAGCCTCCCCGCAGAGCCCTTTTCGGTGATGATCATCTTGTGCAGGCCGAACGTCCCCAGCCCCGCGATAAACGCCGCATGCTTGTGGGACCAGTCGGAGGTGAGGGTTTCTGGATCGAAGTTATGGGTGGGAGGAAGCGAAAGCGCCCCGATCCCGAACTCCTTCAGCTCGTCGACGAGATGTCTGTTCATGTCGATAATAAGCCTGTTTGTTTCCACGTAGGCCAGGGCCCACTGTTCGGAGGCTGCGCCCACCGAATCGTTGCTCTCGACGATCTCCCGCACAAAGGGAAGAAAATAGACGACCACCGTCTTGGATTCCGGGAAAAGCTTTTTCGGCGTTGTATGGGTCATGCTTACCGCGAATCGCAGCCGGTCGAAAGCGGGATCGGATGCGGAGGCGAAGGCGATCAGAGGCGCCTCCCAGTCGGTGTGCGTCCCCTCGTTTCTTTTCCTGTTGGTCACGTACTCCTGGATGATATATCCGATCAGTCTCTCCGGGGATTCGGTCATCTTCCCTTATGCTCCTTTTTT is a window encoding:
- a CDS encoding iron-sulfur cluster assembly scaffold protein, with translation MRNFKDIYNRKSAESDELSYSPTVIDHFQHPRNIGVLDDYNAYAKSGDPECGDYVEMFFLIREPDGVIENVSFRVFGCAGAIACGSAVTVLAQGMDMLEALTLSENDVLTYLGGLPENKRHCSITALTALKTALSEYLMRTYAVNEGIVTDEDEFYQTYVQDHPLSNRVYNRHEKKR
- a CDS encoding 4Fe-4S binding protein, coding for MKKSDNRPFTIVVVSGKGGTGKTTVTAALSILAENIVVCDADVDAANLHLILKPQVIESRDFFGIKLASIDESLCTGCGECLDACRYDAIVPDPIRVVESFCEGCAACFHVCPVNAVTMKPHQAGELYISRIASHSDGRTDIPMIHARLGIAEDNSGLLVSEVRKSADEMAETDHLETILIDGPPGIGCPVIASLTGSNLALVVTEPTVSGVSDLERILELCGHFRIPTRIIINKCDINEELCRTIERVAEDAGGKVIGRIPYDERVIESISRKTTVIEAGPESIAREIRSVWDRVTGEIAEMR
- a CDS encoding zinc ribbon domain-containing protein, whose translation is MPIYEYRCLTCEHIQEMLVVVGNREETPTCSKCGGTAFQKLMSASSSRVSPSSGDTTSSQTRCCGAESPRGDCIPGSCCSTKG
- a CDS encoding epoxyqueuosine reductase; this translates as MTESPERLIGYIIQEYVTNRKRNEGTHTDWEAPLIAFASASDPAFDRLRFAVSMTHTTPKKLFPESKTVVVYFLPFVREIVESNDSVGAASEQWALAYVETNRLIIDMNRHLVDELKEFGIGALSLPPTHNFDPETLTSDWSHKHAAFIAGLGTFGLHKMIITEKGSAGRLGSLLIDAEIPPSPKPFFEYCLYKYNKSCRKCVAKCTFGALKEDSFDRFACYDVLKENDERYGHLGPSDVCGKCVTMVPCSFENPVK